The Aspergillus luchuensis IFO 4308 DNA, chromosome 4, nearly complete sequence DNA window TATGGCTATGGCGTAGTAGAAGTTGAGTCACTTCTTTGACCTTCTTTGTTTTCATCCGGACAGTCATGTGATGCCCGTTGTGTGGTCCGGGTGCTGACTCAGCTAACGGCCAATCAAAAGCCAGTAAAAGGGCACGGCCGAGCGATGAACGAAGAGTGACCGATCGACGGACCCAGTAAAAAGAAGGGAATCGACAtcactgactgactgactgcatCCACCGCTGGTCCTCCCAAAGTACTTTACTTCTTAAAGCATCGGCTTCCTCTTTCGtgtcctcctctcctcgccccccttctcctgctttaCACTGCAAACTTTCCTTTGTTCATTTGACAATACCTGCACGGTCTGCACGGCCGGACAATGCTAACAACATTCTCCAGTCCCTGTTTCAACTGACCCCATTTCATCCGAACCAGAAACTCGCCTCCGCCCTCCTTCCCCGACGCCCCCATTTCTAATGGCAGAtctctccacttcctccggTCGGGATCCCGACTCCGACCCTAGAGAAGCAAACAACGTCCTGTCCCAGCATCTGCACCCTCAGTTCACTGCTTCTCTTCAGGATGAGCTGACTCCACCCCCCGCCGAGCCCCCAGCCGAGCAAAGTAGTGGTGATGCTCCGTCCGAACCCCAATCCTCCCTGAGACTGCAAGGCGGCGACATCCATCGAGACTTGTACCGTCTCGACGCCAAATCCAAGATAGCTCGCCTGGACAAACGGGCGGCCAcgttctccttcctcccgaGACGCAcggatgatgtggtggaggaaggcgTGGCAGCCATGGAGCCGGGGAGCTTCCGCCGTCACTTCGTTCAGAACAAGTACGGTCGGCTCGACCAACCGGGCGTAACCTCGTCCTTTCTCGATTTCCTAGATATTTATGGTAACTTTGCGGGCGAGGATCTGGCCGACACAGAGGAGGAATCAGCCATcgtcgaagaggaagaagaagaagaggatgagacGAGGCCGGTGTCCGAACGAACTGCCCTCTTGCGGCGACGGCGGAGCTCACGAGCCAGCCGCCCAGGCGATGCTTCCAACGTCAAGACCTTTTTCACACTCCTGAAGGCATTCGTGGGAACGGGAATCATCTTCTTACCCAAGGCCTTCCGCAACGGTGGAATCCtgttctcctccatcaccctTGTAACAGTGTCGTTGATCAGTACCTTGTGTTTCCATCTGTTGCTGGAATGTCGGAGACACTATGGTGGTGGCTATGGCGACATTGGTGAGCGGATCGGTGGCACCCGACTTCGGACGTTGATCCTCGCATCCATCGTAATCTCGCAACTGGGCTTTGTGTGTGCTTGTATCATCTTCACCGCGGAGAACATTCATGCCGTCCTGGAAGCGGTGACAAAGGACCCGGGCACAGCTTTGTCAACCGGTAAATTAATCGCCGTCCAACTGCTTGTGCTCATCCCACTGTCCTTGATCCGAGATATCTCCAAGCTGGGCCCCATCGCGTTGCTGGCGgatgtcttcatcctcgtagGCTTGGCGTACATCTACTTCTATGACATTGCCAGTCTCGCGTCCCGTGGTCTGGCGTCTTCGGTTGAACTCTTCAATCGCCAATCGTTCACCCTGACCATCGGATCGTGTATCTTCACCTTCGAAGGAATCGGCCTGATCCTGCCGATCCAGTCTTCCATGAGGCGGCCAGAGCATTTCGACAAACTCCTCTATACtgtcatgatcatcatcacggTATTGTTCACGGCGGTTGGGGCCCTCTCATATGCCACCTTCGGCGCGGACACCAAAACGGAGATCATCAGCAACCTGCCCCGCACGGACCGCTTTGTCAATGTGCTCCAGTTCGTCTATTCGCTCGCCATCCTGGTCAGTACGCCGATCCAGCTGTTCCCTGCCGTCCGTATTATCGAGGGCAAGCTCTTCGGTCAGAACTCAGGCAAGCGCGACCCCATGAtcaagtggaagaagaatgtgTTCCGGACCGGTGCCGTGATGATCTGCGGGCTGATTGGAGCTGTGGGGGCCGGGGATCTCGACAAATTTGTCTCGTTGATCGGGTCGTTTGCCTGTGTGCCCCTGGTGTATATCTACCCGGCGTACTTGCACTGGAAGGGCGTAGCCGAGTCCCCGTGGGTCAAACGAGGCGATATTGCGATGATGGTCCTGGGAGTAGTGTTCATGGTGTACACAACAAGCGCCACCGTCTCCGTCTGGTTAGAAGGATCCGCCTAAAACAACCCATCGACATGAGTATGCGTAGGGATACGGCGTTTTGGTTTCGCATCTCGCATATGTTGGAGAAAAACAGGGGGCCCGGTGCCCTGGCTCAGGTTTGTCAGTCAATCAGCACACGACCGCCATACTCCGGCCTGTTGACTGCTACTAACCACCACGCAGCCAGactcttatttttctttttgctctcAACCGGCCGCCATGGAGCTAACGGTCTGAATTCATACAGCGTTACTGAAGTTTAGCATTTCGCATGTGCAGCAGAACCAAATCGTAAAGCCCATCTTGGAGTTTTGGGGAACTGTTTCTCAAGTTATACGCTGTTTTTGCTATTGACGCACGAGAGAAGATCCGTCTCTCCTGTCTTGACGATGGTATGAgtggaatgaaatgaaatcgATATGAATTGGAAGAAAAAACAATTATCTACCACATGACTATTACCCCACTTGTTCTATTCTTCCCGTAGTGCTAGCTAGCCACCTGAATGCGGGCATCTGACACCTTTCGTACTCCGCAACTGTCGGTCAATCTTGGGCCGGGGCTCGGTGGTTCGGGGTCGCTTTCGGTCCTTGTGAAACGCACCACTTACGACTGGAGTAGCATGTGCATTGCGACCTCGGAGGGACTTTCCCGTATTTGATTGCCGTAGACATTGTCCATGTATGTCGCATCTACCAGAAACTAGCCAGCCAACCGACCTACTGCTAGCATTacagaagaagggaaatgccccatacacacatacaaccTATTACACGGGCAGTATAAATGATAGATAAACCCTCCATTTTAAATGAAACCAACTAATCACTAACTGGTTCCCACTATCCCTTCGCTGATCCACAGCATCTCAAGGAAAGCAACTAGAAATCAAAATAGAGgtacagatagatagatagatactgtACAGTTCAgtacctcctccaaccccttTCACTTACTCTGCAATCACACCACATTCCAGTAATCTAAGGACATCCCGAAGAGGGGTAGTTGCAGCTATCATCGCTACCACCGGTGATGTCGACATCAGTGAAGACAAAGTTGGAGCAGCTGCCATCACCGCAGAGGATGTAGTAATCCTTGCCGTCGCTCATAGTACCCTTGACGTTGACGAAAGAGATGTTCTCGATCTTGACGTCGTTGGTCGGGTCACCGGTGGCACCACCGTTCTCGTAGTCCTGCTGGACGTCGATGCCGTAGTCGGTGATACCGGACAGGGTGATGTTCTCGTAGCGGACGTTGTAGACCTGTATAATGATTGTCTCGGTGGTTAGTGTTTACGTTTTGATGAGGGGTGTATTATGGATTGGGGCAGATGACTAACCTCGCCAGTGGTATCAGCGTTGGACTTGATGCGGCAGCCGTTCTCGCTGTTAATGACCtgggagttggagaaggtgacgcCGTTGACGGTGTTGTTGCTCTTGCCGCCGATGGAGCCGATGGAGAGACCGTGGCCACCGTAGCAGTAGAGGTTGTCGACGACGATGGAGCTACCGCTAGTGACGGCGACACAGTCGTCCTGGTTGTGCACCCAGGTGTTGGACAGGGTCAGGAAGTCGCTCTGCTTGATGTCGAAGCCGTCGGTGTTGTGGGCGGCCGGGTCGCCGTCACTCTTGCTGTTGGCGGCATCACcggcggtgttgttgaggaTCAGgccggtgatggtgaggtaCTCGGTGTCTTCGATCTCGAAGCAGTGGACGGGGTAGTTCAGGATGTTGAGGTTCTCGATCTTGGAGTTGTACATGTCCTTGACAACGATGAAGTGGTCAGGCCTGGCAGGGAAGGTTAGTGAAGCCATTCCGGAATAGGGGGGTGCTGGTAGGAGCTCACTTGTCCTGTCCGCCGTTGGATCCCTCGCCGTCCCAGTAGGCTTCACCGTTACCGTTGATGACATGTCCCTCCTCACCGGTGATGGTCACGTCGGTACCGGAGATGACAATGGGATCGAAGTCGCTGTCGTAGGTGTCGCCGAAGGTCTATCGGTTCCGTTAGTATGGTGGTTGGCCCTGATATAGGGGAGGTGGCTTACGGTTTCACCAGCGAAGATGACAGCCGCGCCAGTCTGCAGGCCCGAAAGATCAATTGTGCTCGATGCAGGGGCGTTGATGTTCGACAGGAGGATGTTGGAGCAGGATgcgacggcggaggagattgaggcgTACTCAGTCACCGTGCAAGTGGTGCCGCCATTGCCTGCCACGGAGCTCTGCACCGGGACGACAGCCTGGGTAGTCACAGCCGCCGCTGCTGGGGTGGACACGGGCACACGAATTGGAGTGGTGTGGAAAGTAGTAGGGATCGCCGAGGTGCGGGTGGCTGCAACAGCAGGTGCCTTGCCCTACATTGGTTCAGTAGAAGAATCGTAATGAGGCATCTGGTTGGTGCTCACcactttgctgctgctggagacTGCCGGGGCAGCCGGGGTGGAAGCGGGAGCAGATCCGTCAGAGGTGCCCAAGCAGCTGCAGGCACTGGAGAGATGC harbors:
- a CDS encoding putative amino acid transporter (COG:E;~EggNog:ENOG410PJKZ;~InterPro:IPR013057;~PFAM:PF01490;~TransMembrane:11 (i202-221o227-248i273-294o314-331i338-358o378-401i413-436o456-481i502-520o526-548i560-584o)), with the translated sequence MADLSTSSGRDPDSDPREANNVLSQHLHPQFTASLQDELTPPPAEPPAEQSSGDAPSEPQSSLRLQGGDIHRDLYRLDAKSKIARLDKRAATFSFLPRRTDDVVEEGVAAMEPGSFRRHFVQNKYGRLDQPGVTSSFLDFLDIYGNFAGEDLADTEEESAIVEEEEEEEDETRPVSERTALLRRRRSSRASRPGDASNVKTFFTLLKAFVGTGIIFLPKAFRNGGILFSSITLVTVSLISTLCFHLLLECRRHYGGGYGDIGERIGGTRLRTLILASIVISQLGFVCACIIFTAENIHAVLEAVTKDPGTALSTGKLIAVQLLVLIPLSLIRDISKLGPIALLADVFILVGLAYIYFYDIASLASRGLASSVELFNRQSFTLTIGSCIFTFEGIGLILPIQSSMRRPEHFDKLLYTVMIIITVLFTAVGALSYATFGADTKTEIISNLPRTDRFVNVLQFVYSLAILVSTPIQLFPAVRIIEGKLFGQNSGKRDPMIKWKKNVFRTGAVMICGLIGAVGAGDLDKFVSLIGSFACVPLVYIYPAYLHWKGVAESPWVKRGDIAMMVLGVVFMVYTTSATVSVWLEGSA
- a CDS encoding glycoside hydrolase family 28 protein (CAZy:GH28;~COG:G;~EggNog:ENOG410PJ28;~InterPro:IPR000743,IPR012334,IPR006626,IPR011050;~PFAM:PF00295;~SECRETED:SignalP(1-17);~go_function: GO:0004650 - polygalacturonase activity [Evidence IEA];~go_process: GO:0005975 - carbohydrate metabolic process [Evidence IEA]) — its product is MMKRSALLASFLPLALGCDNPETHSCASAFSVSSAAAATFCATFTASTVTATTGVPDVFLSNCDYKTKHLSSACSCLGTSDGSAPASTPAAPAVSSSSKVGKAPAVAATRTSAIPTTFHTTPIRVPVSTPAAAAVTTQAVVPVQSSVAGNGGTTCTVTEYASISSAVASCSNILLSNINAPASSTIDLSGLQTGAAVIFAGETTFGDTYDSDFDPIVISGTDVTITGEEGHVINGNGEAYWDGEGSNGGQDKPDHFIVVKDMYNSKIENLNILNYPVHCFEIEDTEYLTITGLILNNTAGDAANSKSDGDPAAHNTDGFDIKQSDFLTLSNTWVHNQDDCVAVTSGSSIVVDNLYCYGGHGLSIGSIGGKSNNTVNGVTFSNSQVINSENGCRIKSNADTTGEVYNVRYENITLSGITDYGIDVQQDYENGGATGDPTNDVKIENISFVNVKGTMSDGKDYYILCGDGSCSNFVFTDVDITGGSDDSCNYPSSGCP